A genomic window from Pseudomonas leptonychotis includes:
- a CDS encoding WD40/YVTN/BNR-like repeat-containing protein: MSEPVMRRTQADRVVGLSRAPALRVHSPIAKALSLCSVLSVLMFTSAPLQAASDDVSQYSVVSARAQQSLLLDVASLGKRVVTVGARGHILYSDDNGASWVQAKVPTKQMLTAVFFIDDSHGWAVGHDAQILASTDGGATWVKQFEDLEREEGAPFLDVWFKDRNNGYVVGAYGALLETTDGGANWTDISDRMGNEDLYHLNAIVEVKDSGLFAVGEQGVMFRSPDWGQTWETIKGPYEGSLFGALGTDEAGALLVYGLRGHLFRSADFGTTWQAITLNTANNGPLEFGLADGNRLADGSIVVVGHGGTVLKSTDNGRNFSVTNRADRLSLAGVAAMENGNLILVGQGGVHAAAPTGADLGQQ, translated from the coding sequence ATGAGTGAGCCCGTCATGCGGCGCACCCAGGCCGATCGTGTTGTGGGTTTGTCCCGCGCACCGGCGCTCCGCGTCCACTCACCGATAGCCAAAGCGCTGTCGCTGTGCAGTGTGCTGTCCGTGCTGATGTTTACCAGCGCACCACTGCAGGCTGCCAGTGATGACGTCAGTCAATACTCGGTCGTCTCTGCCAGAGCTCAGCAAAGTCTGTTGCTGGACGTCGCCAGCCTAGGTAAGCGCGTGGTCACCGTCGGTGCGCGCGGGCATATCCTGTACTCCGATGACAATGGCGCCAGCTGGGTTCAGGCCAAGGTGCCGACTAAGCAGATGCTGACAGCTGTATTTTTTATCGACGATAGCCATGGCTGGGCGGTCGGGCACGATGCGCAAATTCTTGCCAGTACTGATGGCGGTGCGACCTGGGTCAAGCAGTTCGAAGACCTAGAGCGTGAAGAAGGGGCTCCGTTCCTTGATGTCTGGTTTAAAGATCGCAATAACGGTTATGTAGTGGGTGCCTATGGTGCTCTGCTGGAAACCACTGATGGTGGTGCCAATTGGACCGATATCAGTGACCGTATGGGCAATGAAGATCTTTATCACCTCAACGCCATCGTCGAGGTCAAAGACTCCGGCCTGTTTGCCGTCGGCGAACAGGGCGTGATGTTCCGCTCTCCAGACTGGGGGCAAACCTGGGAAACCATAAAGGGCCCTTATGAGGGTTCGCTGTTCGGCGCATTGGGCACTGATGAAGCCGGAGCGTTACTGGTTTACGGCCTGCGTGGACATTTGTTCCGCTCGGCTGACTTTGGTACGACGTGGCAAGCAATCACGCTAAATACCGCCAACAATGGCCCCCTCGAGTTCGGTTTGGCGGATGGTAATCGTTTGGCTGATGGCTCTATTGTGGTTGTTGGGCATGGCGGTACTGTGCTCAAGAGCACCGATAATGGCCGCAACTTCAGTGTGACCAATCGTGCCGACCGGCTATCGCTGGCAGGCGTTGCAGCAATGGAAAACGGCAATCTGATTCTGGTAGGGCAGGGTGGTGTTCACGCTGCTGCGCCTACTGGCGCCGATCTGGGCCAACAATAA
- a CDS encoding DUF1329 domain-containing protein, giving the protein MLNKHTLIGAAIALALSAGSALAAVSPAEVAKLGASLTPFGAEKAGNAAGTIPEWTGGITQVPAAYKTPGQHHVDPFADDKPLFTITKANLEQYKDNLTPGQIAMFNTYPNSYQMPVYQTRRSGSAPKWVYDNTLKNASTAKLLDGGNGFSEAYGGIPFPIPQNGVEALWNHIARYRGTYIVRRASEVAVQRNGSYSLVTSQQEAMFKFYNPKGTAADLNNIMFYYLSFTKSPARLAGGAVLVHETLDQVKEPRQAWGYNAGQRRVRRAPNLAYDTPIAAADGLRTADDTDMINGSPDRYDWKLVGKKEIYIPYNSYKVTSPDVKYKDLLQVGHLNPAFTRNELHRVWVVEGTLKSGSRHIYSKRTLFLDEDSWQAAVVDQYDGRGELWRVSIAYLKNYYELPTTWSALDSFHDLQARRYHVQNLDNEEPSTIDFSQAVPDDGYFKPAALRRRGTR; this is encoded by the coding sequence ATGCTGAACAAGCACACGCTGATTGGTGCCGCCATTGCGTTGGCACTGTCCGCTGGTAGCGCGCTCGCCGCAGTTTCACCTGCTGAGGTGGCCAAATTGGGCGCAAGCCTCACCCCGTTTGGTGCCGAGAAAGCCGGTAACGCCGCCGGCACCATCCCTGAGTGGACCGGTGGCATCACTCAGGTACCTGCTGCCTACAAAACGCCAGGCCAGCACCACGTTGACCCCTTTGCGGATGACAAGCCGCTGTTCACCATCACCAAGGCCAACCTGGAACAGTACAAGGACAACCTGACCCCAGGTCAGATTGCGATGTTCAACACCTACCCCAACAGTTACCAGATGCCGGTTTACCAGACCCGTCGCTCCGGTTCCGCGCCAAAGTGGGTGTATGACAACACTCTCAAAAACGCCAGCACGGCCAAACTGCTCGATGGTGGCAACGGTTTCTCCGAGGCTTACGGCGGCATTCCGTTTCCGATTCCGCAAAATGGCGTAGAAGCGCTGTGGAACCACATTGCTCGCTACCGCGGCACCTACATCGTGCGTCGCGCCTCGGAAGTGGCCGTGCAACGTAACGGCAGCTATTCGCTGGTGACCTCGCAACAGGAAGCCATGTTCAAGTTCTACAACCCGAAAGGGACTGCAGCTGACCTGAACAACATCATGTTTTACTACTTGTCCTTCACCAAGAGCCCGGCGCGTCTGGCCGGTGGTGCGGTGCTGGTACACGAAACCCTGGATCAGGTTAAAGAGCCGCGTCAGGCCTGGGGTTACAACGCCGGTCAGCGTCGCGTACGTCGTGCGCCGAACCTGGCATACGACACCCCAATCGCTGCCGCTGACGGCCTGCGCACTGCAGACGACACCGACATGATCAACGGCTCGCCAGATCGTTATGACTGGAAGCTGGTCGGTAAGAAAGAAATCTATATTCCTTACAACAGCTACAAAGTCACCAGCCCAGACGTCAAGTACAAGGACCTGCTGCAAGTCGGTCACTTGAACCCAGCGTTTACGCGCAATGAGCTGCACCGTGTGTGGGTGGTCGAGGGCACGCTGAAGTCGGGTTCGCGTCACATCTACTCCAAGCGCACCCTGTTCCTTGACGAGGACAGCTGGCAAGCAGCAGTGGTTGATCAGTACGACGGCCGCGGTGAATTGTGGCGCGTGTCGATTGCCTACCTGAAAAACTACTACGAGCTTCCGACCACCTGGTCTGCACTGGACAGCTTCCATGACTTGCAGGCGCGCCGTTATCACGTGCAGAACTTGGATAACGAAGAGCCAAGCACCATTGACTTCAGTCAGGCCGTGCCGGACGACGGTTACTTCAAGCCTGCAGCGCTGCGTCGCCGCGGTACGCGTTAA
- a CDS encoding DUF1302 domain-containing protein codes for MEIKSRKPVLRFAPAKAGFAFVGILPLLMAAHAQAVEFSFADNEISGSIDTTVSYGQLWRVQGQDKTNNDINTNDGNRNFDTGLVSEVFKATTDLEVTYQNYGAFVRGTAFYDTQIMDKRSDYYDTSLAYQPSQNVPKDDSFTRGTRHTAGRNAEILDAYVYGNWDIGDMPVGARFGKQVFNWGEGLFYRGGINTTNPVDAGKFRLPGAEVKEVLVPVEALSFNVGLTDNLSMDAFYQFNWKESAIDPVGTYFSETDLFGEGGNTAYNDFAGTALAPAISGYNSLAAGGFGAGPLATARAAGIYQNGVNSSFGDILKVADVSSDLNAKNDGQYGLSFKYIVEELNSTEFGAYLVNYHAKEPTIYADLNGYQGVDVGALSNALGAAAAGGLATVDILGSTRAKREYAEDIRMYGFSFNTTLNKTSVFGELSYRPNLPVGIAATNDLLGDLVLQGAKLADNSGTLPGAGTALISGQQISRDGSVSNSRRVEAFNTSIGAIHSFGNVLSFDSLFGVAELASEHLRGDSLKYSATNGERCIAGRANTSYSTDAAMAKQDCASADAYGYTLVLSGTWNDVYAGVNLSPFTVFKHDFQGNSHQTGNFIEDRKAYTLGLRASYQNSLEAEIQYTEFMGGGQSNSGRDRDNVGVNVKYSF; via the coding sequence ATGGAAATTAAGTCCCGCAAGCCTGTATTGCGTTTCGCACCTGCTAAGGCAGGTTTTGCCTTTGTCGGCATTCTTCCCCTGCTTATGGCTGCACATGCCCAGGCGGTTGAATTCAGCTTCGCCGACAATGAAATCAGCGGCTCCATCGACACCACTGTTTCTTACGGTCAGCTTTGGCGTGTGCAAGGGCAGGATAAGACCAACAACGATATCAATACCAATGACGGTAATCGCAATTTTGATACTGGCTTGGTCTCTGAAGTATTCAAAGCCACTACTGACCTGGAAGTGACGTACCAAAACTACGGTGCCTTCGTGCGTGGTACCGCGTTTTATGACACCCAGATCATGGACAAACGCAGCGATTATTACGACACCAGTCTGGCTTATCAGCCGAGCCAGAATGTACCGAAAGATGACAGCTTTACGCGCGGCACCCGGCACACAGCGGGGCGTAACGCAGAAATCCTCGATGCTTATGTTTACGGTAACTGGGATATTGGCGATATGCCTGTAGGCGCTCGCTTCGGTAAACAGGTGTTTAACTGGGGTGAGGGGCTGTTCTATCGCGGGGGTATTAATACTACAAACCCGGTAGATGCCGGTAAGTTCCGCCTGCCAGGGGCTGAAGTTAAAGAAGTATTGGTTCCAGTTGAAGCGCTCAGCTTTAACGTCGGTTTGACTGACAATCTTTCCATGGATGCGTTCTATCAGTTCAACTGGAAAGAGTCGGCTATTGATCCGGTTGGCACCTATTTCTCTGAAACTGATTTATTTGGCGAAGGTGGTAATACTGCCTATAACGATTTTGCTGGAACCGCTTTGGCGCCGGCGATTTCTGGTTATAACTCGTTGGCCGCTGGTGGTTTCGGTGCTGGCCCACTTGCGACTGCACGCGCGGCGGGAATATACCAAAATGGGGTTAACTCATCGTTTGGCGATATTCTTAAAGTTGCCGATGTAAGCAGTGATTTGAATGCGAAAAATGATGGGCAGTATGGGCTTTCATTTAAATACATTGTCGAGGAATTAAATTCGACAGAGTTTGGCGCGTACTTAGTTAATTATCATGCGAAAGAGCCGACCATTTATGCTGATTTAAATGGTTATCAAGGTGTTGATGTGGGCGCGCTGTCAAATGCACTGGGGGCTGCGGCGGCTGGTGGTTTGGCTACAGTCGATATTTTAGGCTCCACTCGGGCCAAGCGTGAGTATGCTGAAGACATTCGCATGTATGGATTCAGCTTCAATACCACGCTGAATAAAACGTCGGTCTTTGGTGAGTTGTCTTACCGCCCGAATCTTCCAGTAGGGATCGCTGCCACAAACGATTTGCTTGGGGATTTGGTTTTGCAGGGCGCAAAACTTGCGGATAACTCAGGCACGCTTCCGGGCGCAGGCACGGCGCTTATCTCCGGTCAGCAGATTTCGCGTGATGGCTCCGTCAGTAACTCGCGTCGAGTTGAGGCGTTTAATACATCCATTGGTGCGATCCATAGCTTTGGCAATGTCCTGAGTTTCGATTCGCTGTTTGGTGTTGCCGAACTTGCTTCGGAGCATCTGCGTGGCGACAGCTTGAAGTACAGCGCTACCAATGGTGAGCGTTGCATCGCAGGTCGTGCCAATACGTCCTATTCGACCGACGCCGCTATGGCCAAGCAAGATTGTGCATCGGCGGATGCTTATGGTTATACGTTGGTGCTGTCTGGTACTTGGAATGATGTATATGCCGGTGTAAACCTGTCGCCATTTACAGTGTTCAAACACGACTTCCAGGGTAACTCGCACCAGACCGGTAACTTTATTGAAGATCGCAAGGCCTACACCTTAGGTCTGCGTGCCAGCTACCAGAACAGCCTTGAAGCTGAAATTCAGTACACCGAGTTTATGGGGGGCGGTCAAAGTAACTCGGGTCGCGACCGCGATAATGTCGGTGTAAACGTCAAATATTCCTTCTAA
- the pepN gene encoding aminopeptidase N translates to MRTEQPKMIYLKDYQVPDYLIDETHLTFELFDDHTLVHAQLVMRRNPAAGSGLPPLVLDGQQLELLSLALDDRALSAGDYQLDDSHLTVQPSTASFVIDSSVRIHPESNTALEGLYKSSGMFCTQCEAEGFRKITYYLDRPDVMSKFTTTLSAAQHDYPVLLSNGNPIASGSEGDGRHWATWEDPFMKPAYLFALVAGDLWCVEDSFTTMNQRDVALRIYVEPENIDKCQHAMDSLKKSMKWDEEVYGREYDLDIFMIVAVNDFNMGAMENKGLNIFNSSCVLAKAETATDAAHQRVEAVVAHEYFHNWSGNRVTCRDWFQLSLKEGFTVFRDAEFSADMHSRTVKRIEDVAYLRTHQFAEDAGPMAHPVRPDAFMEISNFYTLTVYEKGSEVVRMIRTLVGAEGFRKGSDLYFGRHDGQAVTCDDFIRAMEEANGIDLTQFKRWYSQAGTPRLEVSESYDAAANSYRLQFRQSCPATPEQAQKQPFVIPVELALLDAQGMELPLQLVGEDTAVQGARVVQVTEAEQAFTFINLAEKPLPSLLRGFSAPIKLSFPYSRDQLMFLMQHDSDGFNRWEAGQQLSVQVLQDLIGQHQRGEALVLDQRLVDACRTLLADDSLDQAMVAEMLSLPGEAYLTEISSVADVEAIHAAREFARKQLSQALFDLLWQRYQSNREVSRTSAYVAEAEHFARRSLQNIALSYLMLSGKAEVLAACLEQFEDADNMTERLAALAVLVNSPFEVEKAAALTSFAEFFKDNPLVMDQWFSVQAACALPGALQRVEQLMQHPAFTLKNPNKVRALIGAFAGQNLQGFHQADGSGYRFLADQVITLNALNPQIASRLLAPLTRWGKYGPARQAQMKCELQRILASGELSSDVYEVVSKSLAG, encoded by the coding sequence ATGCGCACTGAACAGCCGAAGATGATTTACCTCAAGGATTACCAGGTTCCGGATTATCTGATCGATGAAACACACCTGACCTTCGAGTTGTTCGATGACCACACCTTGGTACACGCGCAGTTAGTGATGCGGCGCAACCCGGCGGCGGGCAGTGGTCTGCCGCCATTGGTGCTGGACGGTCAACAGTTAGAACTGCTGAGCCTGGCGCTGGATGACCGCGCATTGTCCGCCGGTGATTATCAACTGGACGATAGCCATCTGACCGTGCAGCCGAGCACCGCCAGCTTTGTTATCGACAGCAGCGTGCGCATCCACCCCGAGAGCAATACCGCGCTGGAGGGCTTGTATAAATCCAGCGGCATGTTCTGCACCCAGTGCGAGGCCGAGGGCTTTCGCAAAATTACCTACTACCTCGACCGCCCGGATGTGATGAGTAAGTTCACCACCACCCTGAGCGCGGCCCAGCATGACTATCCGGTGCTGCTGTCTAACGGCAACCCGATTGCCAGCGGTAGCGAGGGTGATGGCCGTCATTGGGCGACCTGGGAAGACCCCTTTATGAAGCCGGCGTACCTGTTTGCGCTGGTGGCCGGTGATCTCTGGTGTGTTGAAGACAGCTTTACCACCATGAACCAGCGTGACGTGGCGTTGCGCATTTATGTCGAGCCGGAAAACATCGACAAGTGCCAGCACGCCATGGACAGCCTGAAGAAGTCGATGAAGTGGGACGAGGAGGTGTACGGCCGCGAGTACGACCTGGACATCTTTATGATCGTCGCGGTCAACGACTTCAATATGGGTGCCATGGAGAACAAAGGCCTCAACATCTTCAACTCCAGTTGCGTGCTGGCCAAGGCCGAGACCGCCACTGACGCTGCTCACCAGCGCGTTGAAGCCGTGGTGGCTCACGAGTATTTCCATAACTGGTCGGGCAACCGTGTGACCTGCCGCGACTGGTTCCAGCTATCGCTGAAAGAAGGCTTCACCGTGTTCCGCGACGCCGAGTTCAGCGCCGATATGCATTCGCGCACGGTCAAGCGGATTGAGGATGTGGCCTACCTGCGTACCCACCAGTTCGCCGAAGATGCAGGCCCCATGGCCCATCCGGTGCGCCCTGATGCCTTTATGGAAATTTCCAACTTCTACACCCTGACGGTGTATGAGAAAGGCTCGGAAGTGGTGCGCATGATTCGCACCTTGGTCGGTGCCGAAGGTTTCCGCAAAGGCAGCGACCTGTACTTCGGGCGCCATGATGGTCAGGCCGTGACCTGTGACGATTTTATCCGTGCGATGGAAGAGGCCAACGGCATCGACCTGACTCAGTTCAAACGTTGGTACAGTCAGGCGGGTACGCCACGTCTTGAAGTCAGTGAAAGCTATGACGCTGCGGCCAATAGCTATCGCCTGCAATTTCGCCAAAGCTGCCCAGCCACTCCGGAGCAGGCGCAAAAGCAACCCTTTGTTATTCCTGTTGAGTTGGCGTTGCTCGATGCGCAGGGCATGGAGTTACCACTGCAGTTGGTGGGTGAAGATACCGCTGTGCAAGGCGCGCGCGTAGTGCAGGTGACCGAGGCTGAGCAGGCTTTCACCTTTATCAACCTGGCCGAAAAACCACTGCCCTCATTGCTGCGCGGCTTTTCAGCGCCGATCAAACTGAGCTTTCCCTACAGCCGTGATCAGCTGATGTTTCTCATGCAGCATGACAGTGATGGGTTTAACCGCTGGGAAGCGGGGCAGCAGCTGTCGGTGCAGGTGTTGCAGGACCTGATCGGCCAACATCAGCGCGGTGAGGCGCTGGTGCTCGATCAGCGTCTGGTTGATGCCTGCCGAACTCTGCTGGCAGATGATTCGCTGGATCAGGCCATGGTGGCTGAGATGCTCTCGCTGCCGGGTGAGGCGTATCTGACGGAAATCAGCTCCGTGGCGGACGTGGAGGCCATTCACGCCGCTCGTGAGTTTGCTCGTAAACAGCTGTCGCAAGCCTTGTTCGATCTGCTATGGCAGCGTTACCAGAGCAATCGTGAGGTTTCTCGTACGAGCGCTTATGTGGCCGAGGCTGAACACTTTGCCCGACGCAGCCTGCAAAATATCGCGCTGTCTTACCTGATGCTGAGCGGCAAAGCCGAGGTGTTGGCCGCTTGCTTGGAGCAGTTCGAGGACGCTGACAACATGACTGAGCGCTTGGCGGCTCTCGCCGTGTTGGTCAACTCGCCGTTTGAGGTCGAGAAGGCTGCGGCGCTGACCAGCTTCGCCGAGTTCTTCAAAGACAACCCCTTGGTTATGGATCAGTGGTTCAGCGTGCAAGCCGCTTGCGCCTTGCCGGGTGCGTTGCAGCGCGTTGAGCAATTGATGCAGCACCCCGCATTTACCTTGAAAAATCCGAATAAGGTGCGCGCCTTGATCGGCGCATTTGCTGGGCAGAACCTACAAGGCTTCCATCAGGCGGATGGCAGTGGTTATCGCTTCCTGGCGGATCAGGTGATCACTTTGAATGCCCTCAACCCGCAGATCGCCTCGCGTCTGTTGGCGCCGCTAACCCGCTGGGGCAAATATGGCCCAGCTCGTCAGGCGCAGATGAAGTGCGAACTGCAGCGGATTCTGGCCTCGGGTGAGTTATCCAGTGATGTCTATGAAGTCGTCAGCAAGAGCCTGGCGGGTTAA
- a CDS encoding DUF2797 domain-containing protein — translation MSEIARGALSKMAVQLEAPVQYSFRLGDELLPVNPLIGKTLRLEFLGAIHCSHCGRKTKSSYSQGYCYPCMQKLAQCDICIMSPERCHYEAGTCREPSWGEQFCMTDHVVYLANSSGVKVGITRATQIPTRWIDQGATQALPIARVATRQQSGFVEDLLRSQVADKTNWRALLKGDAAPVDLVAVREQLFTSCSSGLTELQQRFGIQAIQPLNDQAVVQITYPIDAYPAKINSFNLDKNPLAEGTLLGIKGQYLMFDTGVINIRKYTAYQLAVHELAV, via the coding sequence ATGAGTGAGATAGCTCGTGGTGCCCTGAGTAAAATGGCGGTGCAGCTGGAAGCGCCGGTGCAGTACAGCTTTCGCTTAGGTGATGAACTGCTGCCGGTGAATCCACTGATTGGCAAGACCCTGCGCCTGGAGTTCCTCGGCGCCATCCATTGCAGCCATTGCGGGCGCAAGACCAAGAGCAGCTACAGCCAGGGCTATTGCTACCCCTGTATGCAGAAGCTGGCGCAGTGCGATATCTGCATCATGAGCCCCGAGCGTTGCCATTATGAGGCCGGCACTTGCCGCGAGCCGAGCTGGGGCGAACAGTTCTGCATGACCGATCACGTGGTTTACCTGGCCAACTCCAGTGGGGTCAAGGTCGGTATTACTCGCGCTACGCAGATCCCCACGCGCTGGATCGACCAAGGTGCAACCCAAGCGTTACCTATTGCGCGGGTGGCTACCCGTCAACAATCGGGCTTTGTCGAAGACTTGCTGCGCAGCCAGGTGGCGGATAAAACCAACTGGCGCGCGCTGCTCAAAGGTGATGCAGCACCGGTGGATCTCGTAGCGGTTCGCGAGCAGCTATTTACCAGTTGCAGCAGCGGGCTGACCGAGCTGCAGCAGCGCTTTGGCATCCAAGCCATTCAGCCGCTGAACGACCAGGCTGTGGTGCAAATTACCTACCCGATTGACGCCTACCCGGCGAAGATCAACAGCTTCAACCTGGACAAGAATCCGCTGGCCGAGGGCACACTGCTGGGCATCAAGGGTCAGTACCTGATGTTCGACACCGGCGTGATCAATATCCGCAAATACACTGCTTATCAGCTGGCCGTCCACGAACTGGCCGTCTGA
- a CDS encoding YeaC family protein: MSSFLQAIENITPEIYQSLKLAVEIGKWPDGRKLTLEQKELTLQALIAWEVQNLPEEERIGYMGPQECSSKSAPVPNLLFKSSDTLH; the protein is encoded by the coding sequence ATGTCGTCTTTTCTTCAAGCGATTGAAAACATCACCCCTGAGATTTATCAGAGCCTCAAACTGGCTGTAGAAATCGGCAAATGGCCGGACGGCCGCAAACTGACTCTGGAGCAAAAGGAGCTGACCCTGCAGGCCCTGATTGCCTGGGAGGTTCAGAACTTACCGGAAGAAGAGCGCATCGGTTATATGGGCCCGCAGGAATGCAGCTCTAAGTCCGCGCCGGTGCCCAATCTGTTGTTCAAATCCTCGGATACCCTGCACTGA
- a CDS encoding rhomboid family intramembrane serine protease, whose translation MTAVAAMRLPEQIDLSGFITLLQRLQVPHRVAEEAGEQVVWVPEEQWAEQVRALYARYPQGDAAVPPAESAEPLRDGVLVQLRRSPLTAAMLLLTLIVFTVTGAGENFAAIRWLSFVDFRIEGERFYLNYVDATLASGQWWRLITPMLIHFGWLHLAMNSLWYWELGRRIEFRQGGVGLLGLSLLFGLASNIAQYWWAGPSLFGGLSGVLYGLLGHCWIFQRLAPNRAYQLPPGVLVMMLAWLVICMTGIFELLQFGAIANAAHVGGLLVGCLTGLLGGALARRQRS comes from the coding sequence ATGACAGCAGTAGCGGCAATGCGCTTACCCGAACAGATCGACCTGAGTGGCTTCATCACGTTATTGCAACGTTTGCAGGTGCCACACCGGGTGGCGGAAGAAGCGGGCGAGCAGGTGGTCTGGGTGCCCGAAGAGCAATGGGCTGAACAGGTGCGTGCACTTTATGCACGTTATCCGCAGGGCGATGCTGCAGTGCCGCCGGCTGAGTCAGCTGAGCCCCTGCGCGATGGCGTGCTGGTGCAGTTACGGCGTAGCCCGCTGACCGCTGCCATGTTGTTGCTGACCTTGATTGTTTTTACCGTCACCGGCGCTGGAGAAAACTTTGCGGCGATTCGCTGGCTGAGTTTCGTCGACTTCCGTATCGAGGGGGAGCGCTTTTACCTGAATTATGTGGACGCCACCCTCGCCAGCGGCCAGTGGTGGCGGCTGATCACGCCGATGTTGATTCATTTCGGCTGGCTGCATCTGGCGATGAACAGCCTTTGGTACTGGGAGCTGGGGCGGCGTATTGAGTTTCGCCAAGGCGGTGTCGGTCTGCTGGGGTTGAGTCTGTTGTTCGGTCTGGCGTCGAACATCGCGCAGTATTGGTGGGCGGGGCCCTCGCTGTTTGGCGGGCTGTCCGGTGTGCTCTATGGCTTGCTCGGGCATTGTTGGATCTTCCAACGCTTGGCCCCTAACAGGGCTTATCAGCTACCGCCTGGCGTGCTGGTAATGATGCTGGCCTGGCTGGTGATCTGTATGACCGGCATCTTCGAGTTGCTGCAATTCGGCGCGATTGCCAATGCGGCGCATGTCGGCGGCCTGCTGGTAGGTTGCCTGACAGGGCTGCTGGGTGGTGCGCTGGCGCGTCGGCAACGCAGTTAG
- a CDS encoding metallophosphoesterase, which produces MHLDPARGYDLIGDIHGCAKTLERLLSTLGYRQQAGVWRHPQRMVIFLGDLVDRGPRIREALHLVRDMVVAGQALCIMGNHEFNALGWSTPAAPGSGRQFVREHTPRHAKLIKETLEQFDAYPDEWREFLGWFYELPLFIDAERFRVVHACWDDSLIEPLRAQFADGCIDEHFLQAAAVHGSFANTALDRLLRGTDMRLPHGMTLTSDDGFTRAHFRTKFWEEDPQTYGDIVFQPDALPALAAQMPLSESQKTELLKYRADQPLLFVGHYWRSGKPAPIRNNLACLDYSAVLNGKLVAYRLDQETRLEANKFVWVDVDRPEARP; this is translated from the coding sequence ATGCACCTCGACCCCGCTCGTGGTTACGACCTGATCGGTGACATCCACGGTTGTGCGAAAACGCTGGAGCGATTGCTCAGTACCTTGGGCTACCGCCAGCAGGCCGGTGTATGGCGGCACCCTCAGCGGATGGTGATTTTTCTCGGTGATCTGGTCGACCGTGGTCCGCGCATTCGTGAAGCCTTGCATCTGGTGCGCGACATGGTCGTGGCCGGTCAAGCGCTGTGCATCATGGGTAACCATGAGTTCAATGCCCTGGGCTGGAGTACGCCTGCGGCCCCCGGCAGTGGTCGGCAATTTGTACGTGAGCACACGCCGCGGCACGCCAAACTGATTAAGGAAACCCTGGAGCAGTTCGATGCCTACCCAGATGAGTGGCGCGAATTTCTCGGTTGGTTCTATGAATTACCGCTGTTTATCGATGCTGAGCGTTTTCGTGTGGTGCATGCCTGTTGGGACGACAGCCTGATCGAACCGCTGCGCGCACAGTTTGCCGATGGCTGTATTGATGAACATTTTCTGCAAGCGGCGGCGGTACATGGCAGTTTTGCCAATACTGCGCTGGACCGACTGTTGCGCGGCACTGACATGCGTCTGCCGCACGGCATGACCTTGACGAGTGATGATGGCTTTACCCGCGCACATTTTCGCACCAAATTCTGGGAAGAAGACCCGCAAACCTACGGCGATATTGTGTTCCAGCCCGATGCTTTGCCGGCGCTGGCGGCGCAGATGCCGCTCAGTGAGTCGCAGAAGACCGAGTTGCTCAAGTACCGGGCCGATCAGCCGCTGCTGTTTGTCGGCCACTACTGGCGCAGCGGCAAACCCGCGCCGATTCGCAACAACTTGGCGTGCTTGGATTACAGCGCCGTACTCAATGGCAAATTAGTCGCCTATCGCCTTGATCAGGAAACACGCCTAGAGGCCAACAAGTTTGTTTGGGTCGATGTTGATCGCCCGGAGGCGCGACCATGA